The DNA segment CGAGGGCACGATCACCGTCGCCGGCGAGCAGGTCACCTTCTCGACGCCCGGCGACGCCATCGCGCGCGGCATCGGCATGGTCCACCAGCACTTCATGCTCGCCGACAACCTCACGGTCCTGGAGAACGTGGTGCTGGGCAGCGAGAAGCTGCACGGCATCGGTGGCGCGGCCCGCAAGAAGATCCGCGAGATATCCGACCGGTACGGGCTGAACGTACGCCCCGACGACCTGGTCGAGAACCTCGGTGTGGCCGAGCGCCAGCGCGTCGAGATCCTCAAGGTCCTCTTCCGCGGCGCCCGCACCCTCATCCTCGACGAGCCGACCGCCGTGCTCGTGCCGCAGGAGGTCGACGCGCTCTTCGACAACCTGCGCGAGCTGAAGGCCGAGGGCCTGTCGGTCATCTTCATCTCCCACAAGCTGGGCGAGGTCCTCTCGGTCGCCGACGACATCACCGTCATCCGCCGCGGTACGACGGTCGGTACGGCCGTACCCGCCGAGACCACCCCGCGCCAGCTCGCCGAGATGATGGTCGGCAGCGAGCTGCCCACCCCGGAGACCGCCGAGTCCACCGTGACGGACCGGGCCGTGATCGAGGTCAGGGACCTGACCGTGTACGCCGGAGGCGCCACGGCCCAGACGGGCGGCGAGGCCAAGCGCGTCCTGGACGACGTCACCTTCACCATCCACGCCGGCGAGGTCATGGGCATCGCGGGCGTCGAGGGCAACGGCCAGACCGAGCTGATCGATGCGCTGATCGGCCTCAAGCACGCCGACTCCGGCGCCATCCACTTCCTGGGCGAGGACATCACCCCCTGGCCCACCCGCAAGCGCCGCGAGCAGGGCGTCGGCTACATCCCCGAGGACCGCCACCGCCAGGGCCTGCTCCTGGAGGCCCCCCTCTGGGAGAACCGCATCCTCGGCCACGTCACCGAGCAGCCCAACGCCAAGGGCTTCTGGCTGAACCCGAAGGGCGCCCAGGAGGACACCCGCCGGATCGTCGCCGAGTACGACGTCCGCACCCCCGGCATCGACGTCACCGCCGCCTCCCTGTCCGGCGGCAACCAGCAGAAGCTGATCTTCGGCCGGGAGATGAGCCACCACCCGAAGTTCCTGATCGCCGCCCACCCCACCCGCGGTGTGGACGTCGGCGCGCAGGCGCAGATCTGGGACCGCATCCGCGAGGCCCGCCGCGAGGGCCTGGCCGTGCTGCTGATCTCGGCCGACCTGGACGAGCTGATCGGCCTGTCGGACACCCTGCGCGTGATCTACGACGGCAGGCTGGTCGCCGACGCCGATCCCGCCACCATCACCCCGGAGGAGCTCGGGTCGGCCATGACCGGTGCCGCGTCCGGTCACCTGGAGCACGTAGAAGAGAGCGCGGCGCTGGCCGCCCAGGAGGACGAGGCCCGATGAAGAAGTTCGACAAGGAGCGCGTGCTCCTCGCGGTGGCCGGCCCGGTCATCGCGCTCGTCGCGGCGATCGCACTGACCTCGGTCGTGCTGCTCGCCTCGGGCAAGAACCCGTTCGAGCCCTACCAGCTGATGCTGCAGCAGGCCGCGTTCTCGGACGTCCAGGTGCTGATCGTCAACCAGGCGTCGATGTACTACCTGGCTGCGATCGCCGTCGCCATCGGCTTCCGGATGAACCTGTTCAACATCGGCGTCGACGGCCAGTACCGCCTCGGCGCGACGATGGTCGCCGTGGTCGGCGCGCACCTGGCGCTCCCCGCCGTGCTGCAGATCCCCGTACTGCTGCTCGTCGGCGCGCTCACCGGTGCCCTCTGGTCCGGTGTCGCGGGCGTCCTGAAGGTCACCCGCGGCGTCAGCGAGGTCGTCGCGACGATCATGCTGAACGCGATCGCCGCCAGCCTCATCGGCTACCTGACCGCCTCCAACGTCTGGGGCGTGCAGGTCGGCAACAACAGCACCACCGGCATCATGAAGAAGTCCGGCTGGGTCCCCGGCATCGACCTGGGCCCGGAGATCGGCGAGATCTACGGCCTCGTCTTCCTCGCCGTCCTCATGGGCGTCGGCTACTGGATCGTCCTCAACCGCACCCGCTTCGGCTTCGACCTGCGCGCCACCGGCGAGTCGGAGTCCGCCGCCGCGGCCTCCGGCGTCGACGCCAAGCGCATGGTGCTCACCGCCATGCTGATCTCCGGAGCCATCGCGGGCGTCTCCGGCCTGCCGCTCCTGCTGGGCGACGCGCACACCTACAGCCTGAGCTTCCCGGCGGGCCTCGGCTACACCGCCATCGGCATCGCCCTGCTCGGCCGCAACAACCCCGGCGGCATCGCCGTCGCCGCGCTGCTGTGGGCCTTCCTCGACAAGGCGTCTCCGGCCCTCGACTACGCGACCCCGGTGGCGTACGACAAGGAGATCGCCACGATCATGCAGGGCCTGATCGTCTTCGCGGTCGTCATCTCGTACGCGGCCGTACGCCAGTGGGGCCTGCGCCGCCAGCAGAAGCGGGTCGGTGCGGAACTCGCCGCCGAGGCCGCCAACAACGCCACGAAGAAGGAGGTGGCGGCCGCATGACCACCGCGACCGTCGCGAAGCCGCAGACGCAGGCGCCCGCCAAGGGCGGCCGCCGTCTCACCCTCCCGGTACTCCTGCTGATCGTCGCGGGCGTGCTGATCCTCACCTCGGCCGTCCGCCTGATCAGCGGTGCCGACGGCATCACCTCGACCGGCCAGATGTCCACCGCCCTGCGCCTCGCCGTGCCGATCGGCCTCGCGGGCCTCGGCGGCCTGTGGGCCGAGCGGGCCGGCGTCGTCAACATCGGCCTCGAAGGCATGATGATCCTGGGCACCTGGTTCGGCGCCTGGGCGGGCTACCAGTGGGGCCCGTGGGCCGGTATCGCCTTCGGTATCCTCGGCGGCGTCCTCGGCGCCGTGCTGCACGCCATCGCCACCGTGACCTTCAACGTCAACCACATCGTCTCCGGTGTGGCCCTCAACATCCTGGCGCTGGGCACCACCCGCTACCTGTCGAAGTTCACCTTCGCCGACGCCCCGGGGGGCTCCACCAAGCAGTCCCCGCCGATCGACTCGCTGGGCACCTTCGACATCCCGGGCCTGTCGCACTGGCTGGACACGCTCAACGAGAAGCACTGGTTCCTGGTCTCGGACATCGCCGGCCTGCTCGGCGGCCTGGTCACCGACCTGTCCCCGCTGACCGTGATCGCCGTGGCCCTCGTCCCCGCCAGCTGGTGGGTGCTGTGGCGCACGGCCTTCGGCCTGCGGCTGCGCTCCTGCGGCGAGAACCCGGTGGCCGCCGAGTCCCTCGGCGTCAACGTGTACAAGTACAAGTACCTCGCCGTGATCATCTCGGGCGGCTTCGCCGGTCTGGGCGGCGCGTTCCTGTCGATCGTCGCCTCCAACGTGTACCTCGACGGCCAGACGGCCGGCCGCGGCTACATCGGTCTCGCCGCGATGATCTTCGGCAACTGGATGCCGGGCGGCCTCGCCCTCGGCGCGGGCCTGTTCGGCTACACCGACAGCCTCAACCTGCGCGGCGGCGGCACCAACGTCCACGCGCTGATCCTGCTCCTCGCGGTCCTGCTGGTGTTCGGCGTGGTCTACCTCGCGTGGAAGAAGCGCGTGGTCTCCGCGGCGGTCACCGCCGCGGTCGCGGCCCTGATGTTCGTCTGGTACCTGACCACCGACGAGGTCCCGCAGCAGCTCGTGAGCGCCACGCCGTACATCGTGACGCTGCTCGTCCTGTCGTTCTCCGCGCAGCGGCTGCGGATGCCGAAGGCGGACGGCCTGCCCTACCGGAAGGGACAGGGCAAGTGACCGCCTCCGACGCGGGCTGCGCGGCCTTCGACTGGGACGGCCTGCGGGAGATCGCGCGGGACGCCATGTCCCACGCGTACGCCCCCTACTCCGGCTACCCGGTGGGCGCCGCGGCCCTCGTCGACGACGGCCGGACGGTCTCCGGCTGCAACGTCGAGAACGCCTCCTACGGTCTCGGCCTGTGCGCCGAGTGCGGTCTGGTCTCCCAGCTGCAGACCACCGGGGGCGGCCGGCTGACGCACTTCACCTGCGTCGACGGCCGGGGTGAGATCCTGGTCCCGTGCGGCCGCTGCCGCCAGCTGCTGTACGAGTTCGGCGGGCCCGCCCTGCTGCTGGAAACTCCCGAGGGCGTCCTGGCGCTCTCCGAGATGCTGCCCCAGGCCTTCGGGCCCGAGCATCTCACCAAGTAACTCACCGTACGGCCCCCCTGACCCGATCAGGGGGGCCGTACGGCTTCGCACAACCCGGAAGGAAAGCCATGGCCATGGACGCCATCTCCGTCATCCGTACCAAGCGGGACCGCGGTGAGCTGACCGACGAGCAGATCGACTGGGTCATCGACGCGTACACCCGCGGCGAGGTCGCCGACTACCAGATGGCCGCCCTCAACATGGCGATCCTGCTCAACGGCATGGACCGCCGCGAGATCGCCCGCTGGACGGCGGCCATGATCGCCTCCGGCGAGCGCATGGACTTCTCGTCGCTGTCCCGCCCGACCGCCGACAAGCACTCCACCGGCGGTGTCGGCGACAAGATCACCCTCCCGCTCGCCCCGCTCGTCGCGGCCTGCGGCGCGGCCGTGCCGCAGCTCTCCGGCCGGGGCCTCGGCCACACCGGCGGCACCCTGGACAAGCTGGAGTCGATCCCCGGCTGGCGCGCGCTGCTCTCCAACGAGGAGATGCTGTCCGTGCTGGACGGCGTCGGCGCCGTGATCTGCGCGGCCGGCGACGGCCTGGCCCCCGCCGACAAGAAGCTGTACGCCCTGCGCGACGTGACCGGCACGGTCGAGGCGATCCCGCTGATCGCGTCCTCGATCATGTCGAAGAAGATCGCCGAGGGCACCGGCTCCCTGGTCCTGGACGTGAAGGTCGGCTCCGGCGCCTTCATGAAGACGATCGAGGACGCCCGCGAGCTGGCCTCCACGATGGTCGGACTCGGCACCGACCACGGCGTGAAGACCGTCGCGCTCCTCACCGACATGTCCACCCCGCTCGGCCTCACGGCGGGCAACGCCCTGGAGGTCCGCGAGTCGGTCGAGGTCCTGGCCGGCGGCGGCCCGGCGGACGTCGTGGAGCTGACCATCGCCCTGGCGCGCGAGATGCTCGACGCGGCCGGCATCAAGGACGCCGACCCGGCCAAGGCCCTCGCCGACGGCTCGGCGATGGACGTCTGGCGCCGCATGATCGCCGCCCAGGGCGGTGACCCGGACGCCGCGCTGCCCACCTCCAGGGAGCAGCACGTCGTCAGGGCC comes from the Streptomyces sp. NBC_00820 genome and includes:
- a CDS encoding ABC transporter ATP-binding protein; this encodes MELAGITKRFPGVVANHDIHLTVRTGTVHALVGENGAGKSTLMKILYGMQKPDEGTITVAGEQVTFSTPGDAIARGIGMVHQHFMLADNLTVLENVVLGSEKLHGIGGAARKKIREISDRYGLNVRPDDLVENLGVAERQRVEILKVLFRGARTLILDEPTAVLVPQEVDALFDNLRELKAEGLSVIFISHKLGEVLSVADDITVIRRGTTVGTAVPAETTPRQLAEMMVGSELPTPETAESTVTDRAVIEVRDLTVYAGGATAQTGGEAKRVLDDVTFTIHAGEVMGIAGVEGNGQTELIDALIGLKHADSGAIHFLGEDITPWPTRKRREQGVGYIPEDRHRQGLLLEAPLWENRILGHVTEQPNAKGFWLNPKGAQEDTRRIVAEYDVRTPGIDVTAASLSGGNQQKLIFGREMSHHPKFLIAAHPTRGVDVGAQAQIWDRIREARREGLAVLLISADLDELIGLSDTLRVIYDGRLVADADPATITPEELGSAMTGAASGHLEHVEESAALAAQEDEAR
- a CDS encoding ABC transporter permease, producing the protein MKKFDKERVLLAVAGPVIALVAAIALTSVVLLASGKNPFEPYQLMLQQAAFSDVQVLIVNQASMYYLAAIAVAIGFRMNLFNIGVDGQYRLGATMVAVVGAHLALPAVLQIPVLLLVGALTGALWSGVAGVLKVTRGVSEVVATIMLNAIAASLIGYLTASNVWGVQVGNNSTTGIMKKSGWVPGIDLGPEIGEIYGLVFLAVLMGVGYWIVLNRTRFGFDLRATGESESAAAASGVDAKRMVLTAMLISGAIAGVSGLPLLLGDAHTYSLSFPAGLGYTAIGIALLGRNNPGGIAVAALLWAFLDKASPALDYATPVAYDKEIATIMQGLIVFAVVISYAAVRQWGLRRQQKRVGAELAAEAANNATKKEVAAA
- a CDS encoding ABC transporter permease; the encoded protein is MTTATVAKPQTQAPAKGGRRLTLPVLLLIVAGVLILTSAVRLISGADGITSTGQMSTALRLAVPIGLAGLGGLWAERAGVVNIGLEGMMILGTWFGAWAGYQWGPWAGIAFGILGGVLGAVLHAIATVTFNVNHIVSGVALNILALGTTRYLSKFTFADAPGGSTKQSPPIDSLGTFDIPGLSHWLDTLNEKHWFLVSDIAGLLGGLVTDLSPLTVIAVALVPASWWVLWRTAFGLRLRSCGENPVAAESLGVNVYKYKYLAVIISGGFAGLGGAFLSIVASNVYLDGQTAGRGYIGLAAMIFGNWMPGGLALGAGLFGYTDSLNLRGGGTNVHALILLLAVLLVFGVVYLAWKKRVVSAAVTAAVAALMFVWYLTTDEVPQQLVSATPYIVTLLVLSFSAQRLRMPKADGLPYRKGQGK
- a CDS encoding cytidine deaminase; the protein is MTASDAGCAAFDWDGLREIARDAMSHAYAPYSGYPVGAAALVDDGRTVSGCNVENASYGLGLCAECGLVSQLQTTGGGRLTHFTCVDGRGEILVPCGRCRQLLYEFGGPALLLETPEGVLALSEMLPQAFGPEHLTK
- a CDS encoding thymidine phosphorylase, which produces MAMDAISVIRTKRDRGELTDEQIDWVIDAYTRGEVADYQMAALNMAILLNGMDRREIARWTAAMIASGERMDFSSLSRPTADKHSTGGVGDKITLPLAPLVAACGAAVPQLSGRGLGHTGGTLDKLESIPGWRALLSNEEMLSVLDGVGAVICAAGDGLAPADKKLYALRDVTGTVEAIPLIASSIMSKKIAEGTGSLVLDVKVGSGAFMKTIEDARELASTMVGLGTDHGVKTVALLTDMSTPLGLTAGNALEVRESVEVLAGGGPADVVELTIALAREMLDAAGIKDADPAKALADGSAMDVWRRMIAAQGGDPDAALPTSREQHVVRATSTGVLTRLDAYDIGIGAWRLGAGRARKEDPVQAAAGIEMHAKPGDTVTEGQPLLTLHTDTPERFGYALEAVEGSYDIAAPGTDFTASPVVLERIA